From a region of the Terriglobales bacterium genome:
- a CDS encoding cupin domain-containing protein, whose amino-acid sequence MHHVRKENLPFVGSSFQFIGADQGDTNVSVFLFHGKPGSGPGPHRHPYDEVQFILEGRGTWTVNGKTFEGRAGDIFIIKAGEIHSFKAEGDTPLVQLDVHQSPRFIQENL is encoded by the coding sequence ATGCATCATGTCCGCAAAGAGAATTTGCCGTTTGTTGGGAGTTCGTTTCAGTTTATTGGAGCAGATCAGGGTGATACGAATGTTTCGGTATTTCTGTTTCACGGAAAGCCAGGGTCCGGGCCTGGGCCGCATCGTCATCCTTATGACGAGGTCCAGTTCATTCTCGAAGGCCGCGGAACCTGGACGGTAAACGGCAAAACCTTCGAAGGCCGCGCCGGAGATATCTTCATCATTAAGGCCGGCGAGATCCACTCCTTCAAAGCCGAAGGCGATACGCCACTCGTCCAACTCGATGTCCACCAGAGTCCACGATTCATTCAGGAGAATTTATAA
- a CDS encoding beta-propeller fold lactonase family protein, with amino-acid sequence MRHRIPERRVTFLTTVLVSIATLLGCGGGRQTSAPSGSSTVTAVGYVANIRSNSVTAFLLDEINGQMQVTATAPTGPSPGYPAVTPDRRFLFVGNTDGNTITRLALDGNGGMKSAGPDIKLVDPSARPVGTMVSPSGRFLFVATVPNAVEAFSIGSQNGELTPVPGSPFAVDADANTLAITHSGKFLFVTGTLYSDAIYVFAIDQGNGTLARIATFHTGFLNCAMAVDPTDTYLVVNAYIESKLLLFKIDPTGQLQEAPGSRVPSSYLSTSIAISPDGRYLYMDDALGRGINSHFDNGILGWKFDALSGSILPMPDSPFLDNQVPSSVAVSPKGTILVVSRVNDLDVGHVASYRIDSTSGALRPLSGTGFDSGILTGGGPNHVVLVPRS; translated from the coding sequence ATGAGACATCGGATTCCGGAGCGAAGAGTAACCTTTCTCACAACCGTTTTAGTCTCAATAGCAACACTTTTGGGCTGCGGAGGTGGAAGACAAACATCTGCGCCATCAGGGTCTTCCACCGTCACTGCCGTCGGTTATGTCGCGAACATCAGAAGCAACTCTGTGACTGCCTTTTTACTGGACGAGATCAATGGACAAATGCAAGTTACAGCTACAGCCCCGACGGGGCCAAGTCCGGGATATCCAGCGGTAACTCCAGACAGGCGATTCTTGTTCGTCGGCAATACTGATGGAAACACGATAACTCGTCTTGCTCTCGACGGGAATGGCGGAATGAAATCGGCAGGACCTGATATTAAGCTCGTCGATCCATCTGCTAGGCCGGTGGGCACCATGGTGTCGCCTTCCGGCAGATTTCTGTTCGTCGCAACAGTTCCAAACGCGGTAGAAGCATTCAGCATCGGCTCCCAAAACGGCGAGCTAACCCCAGTCCCGGGTTCTCCTTTCGCGGTTGACGCAGACGCAAACACTCTGGCGATCACGCATTCAGGCAAGTTTTTGTTCGTCACGGGCACACTTTACTCGGATGCAATCTACGTTTTCGCCATCGATCAGGGGAACGGAACTCTAGCTAGAATCGCGACCTTCCACACTGGATTCCTCAACTGCGCAATGGCTGTAGATCCAACTGACACCTACTTGGTCGTGAACGCATACATCGAGAGCAAGCTTTTGCTGTTCAAGATCGACCCTACAGGGCAACTGCAAGAGGCTCCAGGGTCGCGCGTCCCAAGCTCTTATCTGTCAACCAGTATTGCGATTTCCCCTGACGGCCGATATCTCTACATGGACGATGCGCTTGGACGGGGCATTAATAGCCATTTCGATAACGGAATCCTTGGTTGGAAATTCGATGCTCTCAGCGGAAGTATCTTGCCAATGCCCGATTCTCCGTTTCTAGACAATCAGGTTCCATCGTCGGTAGCAGTTTCACCGAAAGGAACTATTCTGGTGGTCTCAAGGGTCAATGATCTGGACGTCGGCCATGTAGCCTCTTATCGAATAGACTCCACCTCTGGCGCCTTGAGACCGCTCTCTGGCACCGGCTTTGACTCAGGCATCCTGACAGGCGGCGGACCCAACCACGTTGTGTTGGTTCCACGATCTTAA
- a CDS encoding Fur family transcriptional regulator: MLPKRIDDQPSISREMLREATDIFHQHLKRVGLKHTGQRDVILKTFLEQRDHLSTDELYRQVRKKDPKIGFTTVYRTLKLFTECGLASEVAFHDGISRYEHQYNRRGHNHMVCTECGSSVEFFTPELEKIEHEIGKKYHYLTTRHSFQIYGVCDECQKKASRRRIV, from the coding sequence ATGCTGCCAAAGCGAATCGATGACCAGCCATCTATCTCGCGCGAGATGCTCCGCGAAGCGACGGACATTTTCCATCAGCATCTGAAGCGGGTCGGGTTGAAACACACTGGCCAGCGCGACGTCATACTTAAGACCTTCCTCGAACAGCGCGACCATCTCTCCACCGACGAACTTTATCGCCAGGTCAGAAAAAAAGACCCGAAGATTGGCTTTACGACCGTCTACCGCACCCTGAAGCTGTTTACCGAGTGCGGACTGGCCAGCGAGGTCGCCTTCCACGACGGAATTTCCCGCTACGAGCACCAGTACAACCGTCGCGGCCATAACCACATGGTTTGTACGGAATGCGGCAGCTCAGTTGAGTTTTTTACCCCGGAACTCGAGAAGATCGAGCACGAAATCGGCAAGAAATATCACTACCTCACCACGCGCCACAGCTTCCAGATCTACGGCGTCTGCGACGAATGCCAGAAAAAGGCGAGCCGTCGCCGGATCGTCTAG
- a CDS encoding penicillin acylase family protein, whose product MSSPVLSPNMKERRSLSFRILRVVLALVGLMVAVSCFFGLWLYQATRASLPQLDGTMNVPGLSAPVKVVRDSHGVPHISAAGLPDLFFAQGYVTAQDRLWQMDMSRRAAAGELSEILSPRLFGEGVLRLDKAQRILGMRAVAEQAANALSGEEKSYLEAYARGVNAYIDANRNSLPSEFRLLRYEPRPWTPTDTFLIGAEMAQQLQFYLVQHMWLREKVLSHVGPQLAADLYPSRSWRDRPPTVALPSFEENPEMPEVQQEGSRKQRRKQRASLEWLLPEWLSARVEQMDNPLLVPGSNNWAVSGQHTVTGKPLLSNDMHLGHQVPSVWYESHLTAPGYDVAGVTFAGVPFIVVGHNQRIGWGFTNVGPLTYDLYIETFNNNGQYQTPSGWQTPQKRTEVIQVRGGNSVTVEVPITRHGPVVSEIFPGERRKLALRWTLFEPGTLSLPFFELNRAQNWDEFKKAISSFGVPSQNAVYADVDGHIGYITTGKVPTRAVPSEGIPVNGADDAHEWTGYIPFEQMPSVFDPPSGIIATANGRITPDDYPHQLGMEWVSGERTQRIYRVLQADKKFTSEDMLKLQTDIASAFDLYLAQRLAYAADHDKKASEKARKAADILRAWNGQVTQDAPAPAIIATSQRELIRMMLEPKLGGSPEKTPPGSALVGWRMYRWEMQNVWLENTISRENRAWLPSKYESFDDLLAAALETAVNGKNAPRDISKWKWGEFVALKLKHPLFGRIPVFQRWAGPGHAPQSGNGNTVKQVGKDFGPSQRLTVDFAQLDDTNLNITTGQSGNIFSPYFMDHWTAWYKGTTFRLPFSTGAVESNKTHILELAPAK is encoded by the coding sequence ATGTCTTCTCCGGTCTTGTCTCCAAACATGAAAGAACGTCGTTCGCTGTCCTTCCGGATTCTGCGCGTTGTGCTCGCGCTTGTGGGTCTCATGGTTGCCGTTTCCTGTTTCTTCGGACTCTGGTTGTATCAAGCGACGAGGGCGTCTCTGCCTCAACTGGACGGCACGATGAACGTACCGGGATTAAGCGCACCGGTGAAGGTGGTCCGCGACAGCCACGGCGTGCCGCACATTTCGGCTGCTGGTCTGCCGGACTTGTTCTTTGCCCAGGGATACGTAACGGCACAGGACAGGCTGTGGCAGATGGACATGTCGCGAAGGGCGGCCGCAGGAGAACTCAGCGAGATTCTGTCGCCACGGTTGTTTGGCGAAGGCGTGCTCCGCTTGGACAAAGCGCAGCGCATCCTCGGCATGCGAGCGGTGGCCGAACAGGCAGCGAATGCGTTGAGCGGCGAGGAGAAGAGCTATCTCGAAGCGTATGCGCGAGGCGTAAACGCCTATATCGATGCGAACCGGAATTCCCTGCCCTCGGAGTTCCGCCTCCTCCGATACGAGCCTCGGCCGTGGACGCCGACGGATACCTTCCTGATCGGCGCGGAGATGGCGCAACAGTTGCAGTTCTACCTCGTGCAACACATGTGGTTGCGCGAGAAAGTGCTTTCGCACGTGGGTCCGCAACTAGCGGCAGACCTCTATCCGAGTCGATCGTGGCGAGACCGGCCGCCCACAGTAGCTTTGCCGAGTTTCGAGGAAAATCCGGAAATGCCGGAGGTGCAGCAGGAAGGCTCGCGCAAGCAACGTCGGAAACAGCGCGCCTCGCTGGAATGGCTGCTGCCCGAGTGGCTCAGCGCCAGGGTCGAACAAATGGACAATCCGCTGCTGGTGCCGGGATCGAACAACTGGGCGGTTTCCGGCCAGCACACCGTAACGGGAAAACCGCTGCTGTCGAATGACATGCACCTCGGCCATCAGGTACCGAGCGTGTGGTATGAATCGCACCTGACGGCGCCGGGGTACGACGTTGCCGGCGTCACTTTTGCCGGCGTGCCCTTCATCGTGGTTGGACACAATCAGCGGATTGGATGGGGATTCACGAATGTTGGTCCGCTGACTTACGACCTCTACATTGAGACCTTCAACAACAATGGCCAGTATCAGACGCCGTCCGGCTGGCAGACGCCTCAGAAGCGAACCGAAGTGATTCAAGTCCGGGGCGGAAATAGCGTCACCGTCGAGGTTCCAATTACCCGACACGGGCCGGTGGTTTCGGAGATTTTTCCCGGCGAAAGGAGAAAGCTTGCGCTTCGCTGGACGCTGTTCGAGCCGGGGACATTAAGTCTTCCCTTCTTTGAATTGAACCGCGCACAGAACTGGGACGAGTTCAAGAAGGCCATTTCAAGCTTTGGCGTTCCCTCCCAGAACGCGGTTTATGCCGATGTCGACGGACATATCGGCTACATCACAACGGGCAAAGTGCCGACGCGAGCCGTTCCTTCGGAGGGGATCCCGGTGAACGGCGCGGACGACGCGCATGAATGGACAGGCTACATCCCGTTCGAGCAGATGCCGAGTGTGTTTGATCCTCCGTCGGGCATCATCGCGACAGCAAACGGACGCATCACGCCCGATGACTACCCGCATCAGCTTGGGATGGAGTGGGTTTCGGGAGAGCGCACGCAACGCATTTACCGCGTTTTGCAGGCGGACAAGAAATTCACATCGGAAGACATGCTGAAGCTTCAGACTGACATTGCTTCGGCCTTCGATCTTTACCTGGCACAACGGCTGGCGTATGCGGCCGATCACGACAAAAAGGCGTCGGAGAAAGCACGGAAAGCCGCGGACATCCTGCGTGCATGGAATGGGCAGGTGACTCAAGACGCTCCTGCGCCCGCCATTATCGCCACCTCGCAGCGCGAACTGATTCGCATGATGCTCGAGCCGAAGCTGGGAGGCTCTCCGGAAAAGACGCCTCCCGGTTCCGCACTCGTGGGCTGGCGTATGTATCGCTGGGAAATGCAGAACGTATGGCTGGAAAACACCATCAGTCGTGAGAACCGCGCGTGGCTGCCCTCGAAGTACGAGTCTTTCGACGATCTTCTGGCTGCGGCATTGGAAACGGCTGTCAACGGCAAGAACGCGCCGAGGGACATTTCAAAATGGAAGTGGGGCGAGTTCGTGGCTCTGAAGCTGAAGCACCCGCTGTTCGGGCGCATCCCGGTGTTCCAGAGATGGGCCGGGCCCGGACATGCACCACAATCGGGAAATGGCAACACCGTGAAGCAGGTGGGGAAAGACTTCGGACCGTCACAGCGACTCACCGTGGATTTCGCTCAACTAGACGACACGAACCTGAACATTACGACCGGGCAGTCGGGAAATATCTTTAGTCCTTATTTTATGGACCACTGGACGGCATGGTACAAGGGCACGACGTTCCGTCTTCCCTTCTCGACCGGAGCCGTGGAAAGCAACAAGACACACATCCTCGAACTCGCTCCCGCAAAATGA
- a CDS encoding YncE family protein, giving the protein MALLSMSGCGGSSNSDSNTRKVSNFSKRLFVMNSFYGTILIMNAENDFFWPQPISTITNGTGMVVSPDKSLTLVYSNTGGTLHIISNSAEDSAGTISTSAPTESVAVLSDNKTAVLASRNATVTNQPNGAVLVLNLTDKAVTSTISLPQAKTVALNRAGTKVLAFADDSDSVYVIDVTNKTATPISDPSKLSRPVNAIFSTDDSKAYILNCGAECGGATASVTVMNMSDNSLGATVPVNGATVGLLDGSKLYVAGSPSNVGQLDVVDVGSMTRSQQGVSIANGYHTVMAMADGNKLYIGSRNCTLNGEAGCLSIFNGTTATIPTTRAPGTVTSVLPIIGRNLAYVTIGGELIIFDTTTDAPRTSSQIDIVGFAAYIKQID; this is encoded by the coding sequence ATGGCACTGTTATCCATGTCGGGCTGCGGAGGCTCGTCTAACAGCGATTCCAACACGCGTAAGGTCAGCAATTTCAGCAAGCGTTTGTTCGTGATGAACTCGTTCTACGGCACCATCCTCATCATGAACGCCGAAAATGACTTTTTCTGGCCGCAGCCGATTTCAACCATCACCAATGGAACCGGCATGGTGGTATCTCCGGACAAGTCGCTGACCTTGGTCTACTCGAATACCGGCGGAACGCTTCACATCATCAGCAACTCCGCGGAAGATTCGGCCGGGACGATTAGTACGTCCGCCCCCACCGAAAGCGTCGCAGTTCTATCCGACAACAAGACGGCCGTGCTGGCTTCGCGCAATGCCACGGTGACGAACCAGCCGAACGGAGCCGTCTTGGTGTTGAACCTGACGGACAAGGCCGTGACTTCCACCATCTCCTTGCCGCAGGCGAAGACCGTTGCCTTGAACCGCGCCGGCACGAAGGTCCTGGCTTTCGCGGATGATTCGGATTCGGTGTACGTCATCGATGTTACGAACAAGACTGCGACGCCGATATCTGATCCCAGCAAGCTTTCGCGTCCGGTGAATGCCATCTTCTCGACCGACGACTCGAAAGCTTACATCCTTAACTGTGGCGCCGAGTGCGGCGGAGCGACCGCCAGCGTGACTGTCATGAACATGTCCGACAATTCGTTGGGCGCCACCGTTCCGGTGAATGGTGCGACCGTCGGCCTGCTCGATGGCAGCAAGCTTTATGTCGCAGGCTCGCCGAGCAATGTTGGACAGTTGGACGTCGTGGACGTGGGCAGCATGACTCGTTCCCAGCAGGGGGTCAGCATCGCCAACGGATACCACACTGTGATGGCAATGGCGGACGGCAACAAGCTCTACATCGGTTCGCGTAACTGCACTTTGAACGGCGAAGCTGGTTGTCTTTCCATCTTCAACGGAACCACGGCAACCATCCCGACGACCCGTGCACCTGGCACGGTCACTTCGGTGCTGCCAATCATTGGACGAAATCTTGCCTACGTAACGATCGGAGGCGAACTGATTATTTTCGATACCACGACCGACGCGCCAAGGACCTCGAGCCAGATCGACATCGTCGGATTCGCTGCCTACATAAAGCAGATCGACTAG
- the thiD gene encoding bifunctional hydroxymethylpyrimidine kinase/phosphomethylpyrimidine kinase, with amino-acid sequence MSQAPPVVLSIAGYDPSSGAGVTADIKTIAAHGCFGITCITALTVQTTQGVSAVEPVRPEIIRRTLDELADDFDIAGVRIGMLGSSAAVIADFLQSAKLKNVVLDPIVKSSSGAELVDHLGLTVLRNQLLQLADVVTPNVDEAEALTGTADHYAAANRLLDMGARAVVVTGGHLAEAVDVLVTRDGSEEFRAPKIQSRSTHGTGCAFATSIACELAKGKSLREAVIEAKRFVRHAIESAYSVGRGVGPLNHLAR; translated from the coding sequence ATGTCGCAAGCTCCGCCGGTTGTCCTATCTATCGCCGGGTACGATCCGTCTTCCGGCGCAGGCGTCACTGCCGATATCAAGACGATCGCCGCTCACGGCTGTTTTGGAATTACCTGCATCACGGCCCTGACCGTCCAAACCACACAAGGTGTCAGCGCCGTCGAGCCAGTTCGCCCGGAGATCATCCGCCGCACTCTCGATGAGCTCGCTGATGACTTTGATATAGCAGGTGTCCGCATCGGAATGCTCGGCTCTTCTGCCGCCGTCATTGCCGACTTTCTGCAATCCGCAAAGCTAAAGAACGTGGTCCTGGATCCTATCGTGAAGTCCAGTTCCGGGGCGGAATTGGTGGACCATCTCGGTCTGACTGTCCTCCGCAACCAACTACTTCAACTAGCCGACGTGGTTACACCAAACGTCGATGAGGCTGAAGCTCTCACGGGAACCGCGGATCACTACGCGGCTGCGAACCGTCTGCTGGATATGGGCGCCCGAGCGGTTGTCGTTACGGGTGGGCACCTGGCGGAAGCCGTGGACGTTCTCGTCACCCGCGACGGGTCCGAAGAATTTCGCGCGCCGAAGATTCAATCCCGTTCGACGCATGGCACCGGATGCGCCTTTGCGACATCGATTGCATGTGAATTGGCAAAAGGGAAGTCATTGCGGGAAGCGGTGATCGAGGCGAAACGTTTCGTCCGCCATGCCATCGAGTCAGCCTATTCGGTCGGAAGAGGTGTGGGACCCCTCAATCATCTCGCGCGTTAG
- a CDS encoding septal ring lytic transglycosylase RlpA family protein, which translates to MRQVLANILVGLFTTTSLLAAQPPNTPGTASVKYTLARPEKGTGNNNSAKTKSVALRHKRSSKPFQVGKASWYGKSFHGKTTASGEPYDMFQFTAAHRQLPLGTLVKVTNLQNGRSVVVRVNDRGPVPRSRIIDLSYGAARMLGIPGKGIEPVRLDIVQPTTIAANRQSQNLAGMP; encoded by the coding sequence ATGCGACAAGTACTAGCCAACATACTGGTTGGACTGTTCACGACAACCAGCCTGCTGGCGGCACAGCCGCCAAATACCCCCGGCACAGCTAGTGTGAAGTACACGCTAGCTCGACCCGAGAAAGGAACAGGTAACAACAATTCGGCGAAGACGAAGAGTGTGGCTCTTCGTCACAAGCGGAGCTCGAAGCCATTTCAGGTGGGTAAAGCCAGTTGGTATGGCAAGAGTTTCCACGGAAAGACCACAGCCAGCGGTGAACCGTACGATATGTTCCAGTTCACGGCTGCCCACAGGCAGCTACCGCTGGGGACTCTGGTGAAAGTCACCAACCTGCAGAATGGCAGGTCGGTGGTAGTAAGGGTCAATGACCGCGGTCCGGTTCCGCGCTCCAGGATTATCGATTTGTCCTATGGTGCGGCTCGGATGCTTGGGATACCAGGCAAAGGTATCGAACCCGTACGGCTGGATATAGTGCAACCAACGACTATAGCGGCCAACAGACAGAGTCAAAACTTGGCAGGAATGCCTTAA
- a CDS encoding helix-turn-helix transcriptional regulator, with product MSTDIRVRLGSRVRALRRDRGWTQVEMAELLGIDRSYLSEIETGKKDPSLRVLKTIADGFKLSLSRFLRGI from the coding sequence GTGTCCACTGACATTCGTGTTCGCCTCGGTAGCCGCGTCCGCGCCCTACGGCGCGACCGCGGCTGGACTCAAGTAGAGATGGCCGAGTTGCTAGGGATTGATCGCAGCTATTTATCAGAGATCGAAACCGGCAAAAAGGATCCCAGCCTCCGTGTCCTGAAGACCATTGCAGACGGCTTCAAGTTGAGCCTTTCTCGCTTTCTCCGTGGAATATAG
- a CDS encoding helicase HerA-like domain-containing protein — protein sequence MAIQPLTFAKGQNEISLLPGMANRHGLIAGATGTGKTISLQVLSEHFSDRGVPVFLADVKGDLAGISQAGGQNPKVQERVQKLALTDWSAKAYPVVFWDVFGELGHPVRATISEMGPLLLSRILNLNATQEGVLNIVFKVADDNGLLLLDLKDLRAMLEFVSDHAAEVKSQYGNVSAASVGAIQRGLLTLEQQGAEQFFGEPALDLNDLIQTANDGRGIINILQANKLVQSPKLYATFLLWLLSELFENLPEVGDPEKPVLVFFFDEAHLLFEDAPKELLDKIEQVVRLIRSKGVGVYFVTQNPLDVPDDVLGQLGNKVQHALRAFTPKDQKAVRAAAQTFRENPGLDVEAAILELAVGEGLISVLDPKGTPTPVERAFVFPPQSKIGPITPEETKRIIQSSVLFGHYEKAVDRESAYERLKQKASAEPPTATPTQPQYTPPQQQPTSSGGGFFGTLGTILGGTTGPRGGHREGIGEAMAKSAARSIGSAAGRQILRGVLGSLLGGSTSSRRRY from the coding sequence ATGGCAATTCAGCCCCTCACCTTCGCTAAAGGACAAAACGAGATCAGCCTCCTGCCCGGCATGGCCAATCGGCACGGCCTGATCGCCGGAGCCACCGGAACCGGCAAGACCATTTCCCTGCAGGTCCTGTCCGAACACTTCAGCGACAGGGGAGTTCCCGTCTTCCTTGCCGATGTAAAGGGCGATCTCGCCGGCATAAGCCAGGCTGGCGGCCAGAATCCGAAAGTTCAGGAAAGAGTGCAGAAACTTGCCTTAACTGACTGGTCCGCAAAGGCTTATCCCGTTGTCTTTTGGGACGTCTTCGGCGAGTTGGGGCACCCCGTCCGAGCCACGATTTCGGAGATGGGGCCGCTTCTTCTGAGCCGAATCCTGAACCTGAACGCCACCCAGGAAGGCGTTCTGAATATCGTCTTTAAGGTAGCCGACGACAACGGCCTCCTGCTCCTGGACCTGAAAGATCTCCGCGCCATGCTCGAATTCGTCAGCGACCACGCGGCCGAAGTCAAAAGCCAGTACGGCAACGTCTCTGCCGCCTCGGTCGGCGCCATTCAGCGTGGTCTGCTGACCCTTGAACAGCAGGGGGCCGAGCAGTTCTTTGGGGAACCCGCCCTAGACCTGAATGACCTCATCCAGACGGCCAACGACGGGCGCGGCATCATCAACATCCTGCAAGCCAACAAACTCGTTCAGTCTCCCAAGCTCTACGCCACCTTCCTCCTCTGGCTCTTGTCTGAGCTTTTCGAAAACCTGCCCGAGGTTGGCGACCCGGAGAAGCCCGTCCTGGTGTTCTTCTTCGACGAAGCTCATCTTCTTTTCGAAGACGCCCCCAAGGAGCTCCTCGACAAGATCGAGCAGGTCGTCCGCCTGATCCGTTCCAAAGGCGTCGGCGTTTACTTCGTTACCCAGAATCCGCTCGACGTTCCTGATGACGTCCTCGGCCAACTCGGAAACAAGGTCCAGCACGCCCTCCGCGCCTTTACCCCGAAGGACCAGAAGGCCGTACGGGCGGCCGCACAAACGTTCCGCGAGAATCCGGGCCTCGATGTCGAAGCGGCCATCCTGGAACTGGCGGTAGGCGAGGGTCTGATTTCCGTCCTCGATCCGAAGGGCACCCCAACCCCGGTGGAGCGAGCGTTCGTGTTTCCGCCGCAGAGTAAGATTGGCCCCATTACACCCGAGGAGACGAAACGCATCATTCAGTCCTCGGTGCTGTTTGGCCACTACGAGAAAGCTGTTGACCGCGAGTCGGCATACGAGCGACTGAAGCAGAAGGCATCGGCTGAACCGCCAACGGCCACGCCGACTCAGCCGCAATACACTCCGCCTCAGCAACAACCAACAAGCAGTGGCGGCGGCTTCTTCGGAACACTCGGTACCATCCTCGGCGGAACGACTGGCCCGCGCGGTGGACATCGGGAAGGGATCGGCGAAGCCATGGCTAAGAGTGCCGCCCGTTCCATCGGCAGCGCGGCCGGACGCCAGATCCTTCGCGGAGTTCTGGGCTCGCTCCTGGGCGGTTCCACTTCCTCGCGCCGGCGGTACTAA
- the pyrF gene encoding orotidine-5'-phosphate decarboxylase: MEALKDRLIIALDVARASEAQKIVTEIGDSASTYKVGKQLFTAEGPQVVRDLVASGRKVFLDLKFHDIPNTVAGAVSSAATLGVSMLTVHASGGSKMLRAAAEAAASSAAKPLVLAVTVLTSLNDADLQELGLPVGVADQVLRLAGIARNAGCTGIVASAHEATSIRRNLGEGFAIVTPGVRFAGGEVGDQARVVTPGEAIKAGATHLVMGRPITGDKNPKAAAERALQEISSAIRRD, from the coding sequence ATGGAAGCTCTCAAGGATCGGTTAATCATCGCGCTGGATGTAGCCCGCGCCTCGGAAGCACAGAAGATCGTCACCGAGATCGGGGACTCAGCCAGTACTTATAAAGTCGGTAAGCAACTGTTTACGGCCGAAGGACCCCAAGTCGTACGCGACTTGGTGGCCTCCGGCCGTAAGGTCTTTCTGGACCTGAAATTCCACGACATCCCAAATACCGTCGCCGGAGCTGTTTCAAGCGCCGCCACACTCGGCGTGTCGATGTTGACCGTGCACGCTTCCGGGGGCTCGAAGATGCTGCGAGCTGCGGCTGAGGCGGCGGCTTCGTCGGCTGCCAAACCGCTGGTGCTCGCGGTCACGGTGCTGACTTCGCTTAATGACGCCGATCTTCAAGAGCTCGGGCTGCCGGTTGGGGTTGCCGACCAGGTGTTGCGGCTGGCTGGTATTGCGCGAAATGCCGGTTGTACCGGAATAGTGGCTTCGGCGCACGAAGCCACTTCCATACGGAGGAACCTCGGTGAGGGCTTTGCGATTGTGACGCCGGGAGTGCGGTTCGCTGGGGGCGAGGTCGGAGATCAAGCGCGGGTGGTCACGCCAGGGGAGGCCATCAAGGCGGGGGCGACGCATTTAGTGATGGGAAGACCGATCACTGGCGACAAAAATCCAAAAGCAGCAGCCGAGCGCGCTTTGCAGGAAATCAGTTCCGCGATTCGTAGAGACTGA
- a CDS encoding WD40 repeat domain-containing protein, producing the protein MASMNSNRLVLFIVILAAAMTSSAADFPKWKPRKAVAVGSSPKVIRYSPDGKLIAVGDADGNLRIIAVDSGSVIKTVASDLKPLLEIHFLPKSGRLLACGGENQVQVFSAADWKAVANAEGIRACEASEEENLLVGGDGKKQGEALVLWDVRDLKPMRPLFSKGARPVDPSFVKGGQVAVSVARVPYLVDVKTGQATKIQQTGDASTAVKFEKGQGNQAAFSLGAMQDDDAPTHRVAASWDGELVALGRGWFGQPDFVDVWAVSGMKRLLRIKEENTGTDASLSFDDQMVAVGSSKPGNVSIYRIKDKKKTTLQGSNLFQFNPKSLELAVVQDETLSFYVPPK; encoded by the coding sequence ATGGCCAGCATGAACTCAAACCGTCTGGTTCTTTTCATCGTTATCCTCGCTGCGGCCATGACATCTAGTGCCGCCGATTTTCCAAAGTGGAAGCCACGAAAAGCTGTGGCTGTCGGGAGCTCTCCCAAAGTCATTAGGTATTCACCCGACGGTAAGCTGATTGCAGTCGGAGACGCTGACGGCAATCTTAGGATCATCGCCGTCGATTCAGGATCAGTTATTAAAACCGTAGCATCCGATTTGAAACCCCTCCTCGAGATACACTTCCTCCCCAAGTCAGGACGGCTGCTGGCCTGCGGTGGCGAAAACCAGGTTCAGGTGTTTTCGGCAGCGGATTGGAAAGCGGTTGCGAACGCAGAAGGTATTCGCGCATGTGAAGCCTCCGAAGAGGAGAACCTGCTGGTTGGAGGCGACGGCAAGAAGCAGGGCGAAGCATTAGTGCTCTGGGACGTCAGGGATCTAAAACCCATGCGTCCACTGTTCAGCAAAGGGGCGAGGCCAGTCGATCCCTCCTTTGTGAAGGGTGGGCAAGTTGCGGTTTCTGTGGCACGCGTTCCTTACCTCGTTGATGTCAAAACCGGGCAAGCAACTAAGATTCAACAGACTGGTGACGCCTCGACTGCCGTCAAATTTGAGAAAGGGCAGGGAAATCAAGCTGCCTTTTCACTAGGCGCGATGCAGGATGACGATGCTCCCACCCATCGTGTCGCAGCGAGTTGGGATGGGGAGTTGGTTGCACTTGGTCGCGGGTGGTTTGGTCAACCAGATTTCGTGGATGTTTGGGCCGTCTCAGGTATGAAACGTCTACTCAGGATCAAAGAAGAGAACACCGGGACGGATGCGAGCCTTTCATTTGACGATCAAATGGTGGCTGTGGGTTCCTCAAAGCCAGGTAACGTTTCGATCTATCGAATCAAGGACAAGAAGAAAACCACTCTGCAAGGCAGCAATCTCTTTCAGTTCAATCCGAAGAGCCTAGAATTGGCTGTGGTTCAAGACGAAACGCTGTCGTTCTACGTGCCGCCGAAATGA